One Scleropages formosus chromosome 8, fSclFor1.1, whole genome shotgun sequence DNA window includes the following coding sequences:
- the cutc gene encoding copper homeostasis protein cutC homolog isoform X2 yields the protein MMMSEGFLMEVCVDSVESAINAERGGAGRLELCSSLLEGGITPSVGLLHVVKQYVRIPVYCMIRPRGGDFLYTDREVEVMKTDIELIKSHGADGLVLGALTEDGRVDTELCVELLAACRPLPVTFHRAFDMVHDPVVALETLISLGFERVLTSGCDSSALEGLPLIKRLVEQAKGRIIIMPGGGISERNLQRVLEGSGAQEFHCSARSTKDSTMKFRNPCVNMGASLSAPEYSVKVADVTKIRTLNAIAKNTL from the exons ATGAT GATGTCGGAGGGGTTCCTcatggaggtgtgtgtggatTCGGTTGAGTCTGCCATTAACGCTGAGAGGGGAG GTGCAGGCCGTCTTGAGCTGTGCTCCAGCCTGTTGGAAGGGGGAATCACTCCCAGTGttg GACTGCTGCATGTAGTTAAACAGTACGTGCGGATACCTGTGTACTGCATGATCCGCCCTCGTGGGGGGGACTTCTTGTATACGGACCGTGAGGTGGAGGTGATGAAGACAGACATTGAGCTTATTAAGAGCCATGGGGCCGATGGGCTGGTGCTGGGTGCTCTGACAGAGGATGGCCGGGTAGACACAGAACTCTGCGTTGAGCTACTTG ctGCTTGTAGACCATTACCAGTCACCTTCCACAGAG CCTTCGACATGGTGCATGACCCAGTGGTGGCTCTTGAGACGCTGATATCGCTGGGCTTTGAACGGGTGCTAACAAGTGGCTGTGACAGCTCTGCCCTGGAAGGGCTGCCCCTCATCAAGCGGCTGGTGGAGCAA GCAAAAGGCAGAATAATAATTATGCCTG GAGGGGGTATCAGTGAACGAAATCTGCAGAGGGTCCTTGAAGGCTCTGGAGCCCAGGAGTTCCATTGCTCTGCACGCTCCACCAAGGATTCTACCATGAAGTTTAG AAACCCCTGTGTGAACATGGGTGCTTCGCTGTCGGCTCCAGAGTACTCGGTGAAGGTGGCTGACGTGACCAAAATTCGCACTTTGAACGCTATCGCCAAGAACACCCTGTAG
- the cutc gene encoding copper homeostasis protein cutC homolog isoform X1, producing the protein MLSTCPAHTTMSEGFLMEVCVDSVESAINAERGGAGRLELCSSLLEGGITPSVGLLHVVKQYVRIPVYCMIRPRGGDFLYTDREVEVMKTDIELIKSHGADGLVLGALTEDGRVDTELCVELLAACRPLPVTFHRAFDMVHDPVVALETLISLGFERVLTSGCDSSALEGLPLIKRLVEQAKGRIIIMPGGGISERNLQRVLEGSGAQEFHCSARSTKDSTMKFRNPCVNMGASLSAPEYSVKVADVTKIRTLNAIAKNTL; encoded by the exons ATGTTGTCCACATGTCCTGCGCATACGAC GATGTCGGAGGGGTTCCTcatggaggtgtgtgtggatTCGGTTGAGTCTGCCATTAACGCTGAGAGGGGAG GTGCAGGCCGTCTTGAGCTGTGCTCCAGCCTGTTGGAAGGGGGAATCACTCCCAGTGttg GACTGCTGCATGTAGTTAAACAGTACGTGCGGATACCTGTGTACTGCATGATCCGCCCTCGTGGGGGGGACTTCTTGTATACGGACCGTGAGGTGGAGGTGATGAAGACAGACATTGAGCTTATTAAGAGCCATGGGGCCGATGGGCTGGTGCTGGGTGCTCTGACAGAGGATGGCCGGGTAGACACAGAACTCTGCGTTGAGCTACTTG ctGCTTGTAGACCATTACCAGTCACCTTCCACAGAG CCTTCGACATGGTGCATGACCCAGTGGTGGCTCTTGAGACGCTGATATCGCTGGGCTTTGAACGGGTGCTAACAAGTGGCTGTGACAGCTCTGCCCTGGAAGGGCTGCCCCTCATCAAGCGGCTGGTGGAGCAA GCAAAAGGCAGAATAATAATTATGCCTG GAGGGGGTATCAGTGAACGAAATCTGCAGAGGGTCCTTGAAGGCTCTGGAGCCCAGGAGTTCCATTGCTCTGCACGCTCCACCAAGGATTCTACCATGAAGTTTAG AAACCCCTGTGTGAACATGGGTGCTTCGCTGTCGGCTCCAGAGTACTCGGTGAAGGTGGCTGACGTGACCAAAATTCGCACTTTGAACGCTATCGCCAAGAACACCCTGTAG
- the cutc gene encoding copper homeostasis protein cutC homolog isoform X3, whose translation MSEGFLMEVCVDSVESAINAERGGAGRLELCSSLLEGGITPSVGLLHVVKQYVRIPVYCMIRPRGGDFLYTDREVEVMKTDIELIKSHGADGLVLGALTEDGRVDTELCVELLAACRPLPVTFHRAFDMVHDPVVALETLISLGFERVLTSGCDSSALEGLPLIKRLVEQAKGRIIIMPGGGISERNLQRVLEGSGAQEFHCSARSTKDSTMKFRNPCVNMGASLSAPEYSVKVADVTKIRTLNAIAKNTL comes from the exons ATGTCGGAGGGGTTCCTcatggaggtgtgtgtggatTCGGTTGAGTCTGCCATTAACGCTGAGAGGGGAG GTGCAGGCCGTCTTGAGCTGTGCTCCAGCCTGTTGGAAGGGGGAATCACTCCCAGTGttg GACTGCTGCATGTAGTTAAACAGTACGTGCGGATACCTGTGTACTGCATGATCCGCCCTCGTGGGGGGGACTTCTTGTATACGGACCGTGAGGTGGAGGTGATGAAGACAGACATTGAGCTTATTAAGAGCCATGGGGCCGATGGGCTGGTGCTGGGTGCTCTGACAGAGGATGGCCGGGTAGACACAGAACTCTGCGTTGAGCTACTTG ctGCTTGTAGACCATTACCAGTCACCTTCCACAGAG CCTTCGACATGGTGCATGACCCAGTGGTGGCTCTTGAGACGCTGATATCGCTGGGCTTTGAACGGGTGCTAACAAGTGGCTGTGACAGCTCTGCCCTGGAAGGGCTGCCCCTCATCAAGCGGCTGGTGGAGCAA GCAAAAGGCAGAATAATAATTATGCCTG GAGGGGGTATCAGTGAACGAAATCTGCAGAGGGTCCTTGAAGGCTCTGGAGCCCAGGAGTTCCATTGCTCTGCACGCTCCACCAAGGATTCTACCATGAAGTTTAG AAACCCCTGTGTGAACATGGGTGCTTCGCTGTCGGCTCCAGAGTACTCGGTGAAGGTGGCTGACGTGACCAAAATTCGCACTTTGAACGCTATCGCCAAGAACACCCTGTAG
- the cutc gene encoding copper homeostasis protein cutC homolog isoform X4 — translation MLSTCPAHTTMSEGFLMEVCVDSVESAINAERGGAGRLELCSSLLEGGITPSVGLLHVVKQYVRIPVYCMIRPRGGDFLYTDREVEVMKTDIELIKSHGADGLVLGALTEDGRVDTELCVELLAACRPLPVTFHRAFDMVHDPVVALETLISLGFERVLTSGCDSSALEGLPLIKRLVEQVSRPPSERPTVVCTEVTGQPMGRQKYVH, via the exons ATGTTGTCCACATGTCCTGCGCATACGAC GATGTCGGAGGGGTTCCTcatggaggtgtgtgtggatTCGGTTGAGTCTGCCATTAACGCTGAGAGGGGAG GTGCAGGCCGTCTTGAGCTGTGCTCCAGCCTGTTGGAAGGGGGAATCACTCCCAGTGttg GACTGCTGCATGTAGTTAAACAGTACGTGCGGATACCTGTGTACTGCATGATCCGCCCTCGTGGGGGGGACTTCTTGTATACGGACCGTGAGGTGGAGGTGATGAAGACAGACATTGAGCTTATTAAGAGCCATGGGGCCGATGGGCTGGTGCTGGGTGCTCTGACAGAGGATGGCCGGGTAGACACAGAACTCTGCGTTGAGCTACTTG ctGCTTGTAGACCATTACCAGTCACCTTCCACAGAG CCTTCGACATGGTGCATGACCCAGTGGTGGCTCTTGAGACGCTGATATCGCTGGGCTTTGAACGGGTGCTAACAAGTGGCTGTGACAGCTCTGCCCTGGAAGGGCTGCCCCTCATCAAGCGGCTGGTGGAGCAAGTGAGTAGGCCACCCTCAGAGAGGCCTACAGTTGTGTGTACAGAGGTGACAGGCCAACCCATGGGCAGACAGAAATATGTCCATTAA